The segment ATGAAAAACTCGAAAAGCGCATTCCCGCCCGAGATCAGATTGTTGGATCGCGGCGAAGCGCCGATGAGAGACCGGCCTCCTCGTACCCTTCGATTTCCAGTATGCCTTCTGGCTCTATTGCGCAATTCGTATGCCTCGACCCGATCCTTTAAAGGCGGTTACTGCGCAAGGTAGCCCCCGTCGACGGCATAGTAAGAGCCGGTGACGAACGATGCTTTGTCCGAGCTGAGCCAGAGGACCAGATTGGCGACCTCTGCCGGTTCACCCAGGCGTCCGACCGGATGGAGTGCCACGAGCGCCTTTATTTCTTCATCCCCCATCTCGTCGAGAAGCGGCGTCTTGATAAATGCGGGGCCCACCGCGTTGACGCGGATCTTTTGCGTGCCGTACTCCAGCGCCGCATTGCGCGTGAGCCCGACCACGCCATGCTTCGCGGCGACGTATGCTGAGGAATTGCGAAACCCGACCTGTCCTAGAATCGAGGCGATATTCACGATCGCCCCACCTCCCGACGCCAGCATTGCCGGAAGCTGATACCGCATTCCATAAAAGACGCCGGAAAGGTTGATGGAGATCACCTTGTCCCAGG is part of the Candidatus Manganitrophus noduliformans genome and harbors:
- a CDS encoding SDR family NAD(P)-dependent oxidoreductase, with the protein product MKLLEKKVALVTGAGSGIGREIACHYAAAGAAVVVSDLNEKGGEETVSKIASDGGQATFLKADSSKPAQSEALVTAAVKQYGGLHIACNNAGVGGPSAPVGEYPLDAWDKVISINLSGVFYGMRYQLPAMLASGGGAIVNIASILGQVGFRNSSAYVAAKHGVVGLTRNAALEYGTQKIRVNAVGPAFIKTPLLDEMGDEEIKALVALHPVGRLGEPAEVANLVLWLSSDKASFVTGSYYAVDGGYLAQ